From a single Aphelocoma coerulescens isolate FSJ_1873_10779 chromosome 31, UR_Acoe_1.0, whole genome shotgun sequence genomic region:
- the LOC138100279 gene encoding RNA-binding protein 4B-like isoform X1, with the protein MVKLFIGNLPREATEQEIRSLFEQYGKVLECDIIKNYGFVHIEDKTAAEDAIRNLHHHKLHGVCINVEASKNKSKASTKLHVGNISPACTNLELRAKFEEYGPVIECDIVKDYAFVHMERAEDAVEAIRGLDNTEFQGKRMRVQLSTSRLRTAPGMGDKSGCYRCGKEGHWSKECPVDRPGQVADFAEAYNEQYGAVRTPYTAGYGETVYYDEAYGGMADYYKRYRVRSYATASAYDAYAEQTMAQYSQYAQYSQVQSSAMAATTAMAGRIPTTLDAYDRALLPTPGAAAAVAAAAATAAAAAASSTYYTRDRSPLRRTAAAASTVGEAYTYERGQLSPVSSVARASLYDMQRFGRDPYADRARYSAF; encoded by the exons ATGGTGAAGCTGTTCATCGGGAACCTGCCGCGGGAGGCGACGGAGCAGGAGATCCGCTCGCTGTTCGAGCAGTACGGGAAGGTGCTGGAGTGCGACATCATCAAGAACTACGGCTTCGTGCACATCGAGGACAAGACGGCGGCCGAGGACGCCATCCGCAACCTGCACCACCACAAGCTGCACGGCGTCTGCATCAACGTGGAGGCCAGCAAGAACAAGAGCAAGGCCTCCACCAAGCTGCACGTGGGCAACATCAGCCCCGCCTGCACCAACCTGGAGCTGCGCGCCAAGTTCGAGGAGTACGGCCCCGTCATCGAGTGCGACATCGTCAAGGACTACGCCTTCGTGCACATGGAGCGGGCCGAGGACGCCGTGGAGGCCATCCGGGGGCTGGACAACACCGAGTTCCAAG GCAAGCGGATGCGCGTGCAGCTGTCCACCAGCCGGCTGCGGACGGCGCCCGGGATGGGAGACAAGAGCGGCTGCTACCGCTGCGGGAAGGAGGGGCACTGGTCTAAGGAGTGCCCGGTCGATCGCCCGGGGCAAGTGGCGGACTTTGCCGAGGCCTATAACGAGCAGTACGGAGCCGTGCGCACTCCCTACACCGCGGGCTATGGGGAGACCGTGTATTACGATGAGGCCTACGGCGGGATGGCCGACTACTACAAGCGCTACCGCGTCCGCTCCTACGCCACGGCCTCGGCGTACGACGCCTACGCGGAGCAGACCATGGCCCAGTACTCCCAGTACGCCCAGTACTCCCAGGTCCAGTCCTCGGCCATGGCCGCCACCACGGCCATGGCCGGCCGCATCCCCACCACCTTAGACGCGTACGACCGAGCGCTGCTGCCCACCCCGGGCGCGGCGGCCgccgtcgccgccgccgccgccaccgccgcggccgccgccgcgtcCTCCACGTATTACACCCGGGACAGGAGCCCCCTGCGCCGCACGGCCGCCGCGGCCAGCACCGTCGGAGAGGCGTACACGTACGAGCGTGGGCAGCTGTCGCCCGTCTCCTCGGTGGCCCGGGCGTCCCTCTACGACATGCAGCGCTTTGGGCGGGACCCGTACGCGGACCGGGCGCGATACTCCGCCTTTTGA
- the LOC138100279 gene encoding RNA-binding protein 4B-like isoform X2, translated as MVKLFIGNLPREATEQEIRSLFEQYGKVLECDIIKNYGFVHIEDKTAAEDAIRNLHHHKLHGVCINVEASKNKSKASTKLHVGNISPACTNLELRAKFEEYGPVIECDIVKDYAFVHMERAEDAVEAIRGLDNTEFQARPPRRRTPTATSCAGPEQRVTPGCRPPL; from the exons ATGGTGAAGCTGTTCATCGGGAACCTGCCGCGGGAGGCGACGGAGCAGGAGATCCGCTCGCTGTTCGAGCAGTACGGGAAGGTGCTGGAGTGCGACATCATCAAGAACTACGGCTTCGTGCACATCGAGGACAAGACGGCGGCCGAGGACGCCATCCGCAACCTGCACCACCACAAGCTGCACGGCGTCTGCATCAACGTGGAGGCCAGCAAGAACAAGAGCAAGGCCTCCACCAAGCTGCACGTGGGCAACATCAGCCCCGCCTGCACCAACCTGGAGCTGCGCGCCAAGTTCGAGGAGTACGGCCCCGTCATCGAGTGCGACATCGTCAAGGACTACGCCTTCGTGCACATGGAGCGGGCCGAGGACGCCGTGGAGGCCATCCGGGGGCTGGACAACACCGAGTTCCAAG CACGGCCGCCCCGCAGGAGGACCCCGACGGCGACGTCCTGTGCCGGGCCGGAGCAGCGGGTGACGCCAGGCTGCCGCCCGCCCTTGTAG
- the LOC138100279 gene encoding RNA-binding protein 4B-like isoform X3, which produces MVKLFIGNLPREATEQEIRSLFEQYGKVLECDIIKNYGFVHIEDKTAAEDAIRNLHHHKLHGVCINVEASKNKSKASTKLHVGNISPACTNLELRAKFEEYGPVIECDIVKDYAFVHMERAEDAVEAIRGLDNTEFQGGPRRRRPVPGRSSG; this is translated from the exons ATGGTGAAGCTGTTCATCGGGAACCTGCCGCGGGAGGCGACGGAGCAGGAGATCCGCTCGCTGTTCGAGCAGTACGGGAAGGTGCTGGAGTGCGACATCATCAAGAACTACGGCTTCGTGCACATCGAGGACAAGACGGCGGCCGAGGACGCCATCCGCAACCTGCACCACCACAAGCTGCACGGCGTCTGCATCAACGTGGAGGCCAGCAAGAACAAGAGCAAGGCCTCCACCAAGCTGCACGTGGGCAACATCAGCCCCGCCTGCACCAACCTGGAGCTGCGCGCCAAGTTCGAGGAGTACGGCCCCGTCATCGAGTGCGACATCGTCAAGGACTACGCCTTCGTGCACATGGAGCGGGCCGAGGACGCCGTGGAGGCCATCCGGGGGCTGGACAACACCGAGTTCCAAG GAGGACCCCGACGGCGACGTCCTGTGCCGGGCCGGAGCAGCGGGTGA
- the LOC138100271 gene encoding spectrin beta chain, non-erythrocytic 2-like produces the protein MLSPPPYDPLELPRFSDPRWEGEGGAGGPEEEEEEEEEEDEGSARSFERSRIKALADEREAVQKKTFTKWVNSHLAGGSHLGDLYSDLRDGRLLLRLLEGLSGETLPRPTRGRMRIHCLENVEKALRFLREQRVHLENVGSHDIVDGNPRLTLGLVWTIILRFQIQDISVETGDTRERKSAKDALLAWCQMKTAGYPNVNVQNFTTSWRDGLAFCALIHRHRPELLDVASLRGANALHNLQSAFAVAERELGVTRLLDPEDVAVEQPDERSVLTYVAALYHHFSRMKALAVEGKRVGKVLEAAREAEGLAGRYEAQAAELLGWIQRSLLLLTDRRLPRGIPGLQGQLQAFSAYRTTEKPPRFEDKGSLEVLLFSLRSRLRANNQRQFVPREGTHSTDINRAWERLEKAEHGRELALRSELLRQQHLEQLAARFHRKAALRESWLGDNQRLVAQDNFGGSLGGVEAALRKHEAIESDIAAYGSRVRAVTAVAAELEAERYHDMGGIATRRDHVVSLWEALRAQVAARRERLRAHLELQRLLRDLEHLMGWMEEMEVRLQSRDFGQHLSQVDDLLQIHALVEGDVAAQAERVRSVGAAAERFLGEGGGYRPCPPEQLRARVAALELRYRGLSALSAQRRLRLERSRRLWKFLWDAGEEEAWMREQERLLRCPELGRDLPGALRMLSQLEAIRGALGGRAGPLEQLLERGRELLAQGAPDGAAGSPAGSTGGSAGPLEATPGSAGSAAGSTGSAKPAESTAGAAAKSPGPPGPKNASTGRAAGPVESPPASTEGPSPSASRPAGRPDGSPEPPEGCPEPTPGCPDPAAAVSRRIRELESLWAALPALARARERRLRAAAGRFQLDAEAAEAEAWLVATARRVAGPELGHDERSAGMLERRLRELQDEIRRRGPALAALREQALPADAADVPDVVPGLAERLAELERRHRELEARAELRRLELRDALGLFAARSEADACALWVGEREQWLLSMEIPERIEDLEVVQQRFETLEPELAALAARVASVGRVTQELQGSGDRNRESARETWEQLRDRWERFRALCERKKAALTAALNIQNFRLECHETRGWMREKTAAIEATRALGRDLAGITALQGKLSGMGRDLDAIQGKLRELRAEGEKLQGEQPERAPEIREGLAGLEAEWDALRRCHRSREESLGQARRLQGFLRDLAALQAWLSRTRAAAGSEDVPASLAEAEGSLRQHESLRTEISHYGADYRSARSAGREVTRGQTDPQSLSLLQRLEALDADWEELGRVWEKRQRLLAQAVAFHVFLRDAKQVEGTLGKQEHTLAHTEMPGTVPGAEAAVRRLEEFLAALDTGAERVRALTDTGRKLLDEGGVHAEKVRETVESVESRHQKIRESAQELLGRLRDNWELQKFLQDGQELTLWLNEKLPVARDVSYEGTRDLQGKWQKHQAFAAELAANRGWLEALEKDGEQLARARPALAGQVTAPRQELRALWAQVEAAAAAKGRGLAEAARAESCAQACAGLRSWLAGVRAQLRSGHCGQDLTSVGVLLTRHQLLETQAALREQEVGALRAQAGGLSPGHPRSAGVQEQVRDLEQQFRELREPLRERGRSLAAARELHQFRRDLEDELLWVQERQALALSTDHGKDLPSVQLLLQKNETLQKELQGRERRVTELLERGVPGAGVPGWGVPGGVPGGVPALREAWRELRAQAARRQRRLEAALAAQRFLCDAAAAEAWLGERELHMLAQDKAKDEPGAQAMLSRHLGLEQELRDYGGTVELLAEQGRAMAASGHPDGERLRARAAQVQRLYAGLCHLAGERRATLQGHHRLCQLRRDLDDLEQWISEREVVAASRELGQDFEHVTLLRDKFREFSRDTGGLGQERVDAANAAAAALIAGGHPERAAVAQWQAGLNEAWAELLELVATRAQELAAAHDLQRFRRDARQVLAQLRDKARQVPEELGRDLRAAEGLERQHRAFEHDVQALSAQVTAVQEAAGRLAAAYAGPRAEELRAQEGAVAAAWAELRGRCQRRRRLLGDTVEQFRFLRAARDLRLWMDGMQLQLQARERPRDVTAAELLIQQHQGLRAELEAREGSFGACVAAATALLQRGHHDADKLSQELAELQERRRDIGERWQDKLEWLQTVLEVLVFGRDAATAEAWLASREPLARAPELGSSLAEAETLLKRHQSFQKAAAAWDERFAALSRLTTLEEKERRRRQEEEEAARKLQPPEPPPAQDEVGGTPPVVPPESRDGGGGGEVQRAPTPQSRPAEAPALNGIRPDSAAGQVPNGAQEGGPGPGGVAATLPPRAPPPPETLEGGLCRKQELEAPGKRATNRSWQSLYCVLRGGALSVFKDARGAGAGVPYHGEPPTPLRGARCHPATAYRKRKHVFRLGLSDGKEFLFQAKDEADMALWLRGIEAAAGAALGPGVPREGSGVPGGPPKGMSRALSLPPVPPPAEGAPRPREPKEREKRFSFFKKNK, from the exons ATGTTGTCCCCTCCCCCCTACGACCCCCTGGAGCTGCCGAGGTTCAGCGACCCCcgctgggagggggaggggggcgcgggggggcccgaggaggaggaggaggaggaggaggaggaggacgaaggCTCCGCCCGGAGCTTCGAGCGCTCCCGGATCAAAGCTCTGGCAG ACGAGCGCGAGGCCGTGCAGAAGAAAACCTTCACCAAGTGGGTGAACTCGCACCTGGCGGGGGGGTCGCACCTGGGGGACCTTTACAGCGACCTGAGGGACGggcggctgctgctgcggctGCTCGAGGGGCTCTCGGGGGAGACCCTG ccgcGCCCCACACGGGGCCGGATGCGGATCCACTGCCTGGAGAACGTGGAGAAGGCGCTGCGCTTCCTGCGGGAGCAGCGCGTGCACCTGGAGAACGTCGGCTCCCACGACATCGTGGACGGCAACCCCCGGCTGACCCTCGGCCTGGTCTGGACCATCATCCTGCGCTTCCAG ATCCAGGACATCAGCGTGGAGACCGGGGACACGCGGGAGCGGAAATCGGCCAAGGACGCGCTGCTGGCCTGGTGCCAGATGAAAACCGCGGG gtaccccaaTGTGAACGTGCAGAACTTCACCACGAGCTGGCGGGACGGGCTGGCCTTCTGCGCGCTCATCCACCGGCACCG GCCGGAGCTGCTGGACGTGGCGTCGCTGCGCGGAGCCAACGCCCTCCACAACCTGCAAAGCGCCTTCGCCGTGGCCGAGCGGGAGCTGGGGGTCACTCGGCTGCTGGACCCTgagg ATGTGGCCGTGGAGCAGCCGGACGAGCGGTCAGTGCTGACCTACGTGGCCGCCCTCTACCACCACTTCTCCAGGATGAAGGCGCTGGCGGTGGAGGGAAAACGCGTCGGGAAG GTGCTGGAGGCGGCGCGCGAGGCCGAGGGCCTGGCCGGGCGCTACGAGGCGCAGGCGGCCgagctgctgggctggatcCAGCgctcgctgctgctgctcacggACCGGCGCCTGCCCCGCGGCATCCCCGGCCTgcaggggcagctccaggcCTTCAGCGCCTACCGCACCACCGAGAAACCGCCCCG GTTTGAGGACAAGGGGtccctggaggtgctgctgTTCTCACTCCGGAGCCGTCTCCGCGCCAACAACCAGCGACAGTTCGTGCCCCGGGAGGGGACGCACAGCACCGACATCAACAGG GCCTGGGAGCGGCTGGAGAAGGCGGAGCACGGCCGGGAGCTGGCGCTGCGCTCGGAGCTGCTccggcagcagcacctggagcagctggcGGCGCGGTTCCACCGCAAGGCCGCCCTCAGGGAGAGCTGGCTGGGGGACAACCAGCGCCtggtggcacag gacAATTtcggggggtctctggggggggtcgAGGCCGCGCTGCGCAAGCACGAGGCCATCGAGAGCGACATCGCCGCCTACGGCAGCCGCGTGCGCGCCGTCACCGCCGTGGCGGCCGAGCTGGAGGCCGAGCGCTATCACGACATGGGCGGCATCGCGACACGGCGCGACCACGTGGTGTCGCTGTGGGAGGCGCTGCGGGCGCAGGTGGCGGCGCGGCGAGAGCGGCTCCGGGCGCACCTGGAGCTGCAGCGGCTCCTGCGCGACCTGGAGCACCTGATGGGCTggatggaggagatggag GTGCGGCTGCAGTCGCGGGATTTCGGGCagcacctgagccaggtggacGATCTGCTGCAGATCCACGCCCTGGTCGAGGGGGACGTGGCGGCCCAGGCCGAGAGGGTCCGGAGTGTGGGGGCGGCGGCCGAGAGATTCCTCGGGGAGGGGGGCG GGTACCGCCCGTGCCCCCCGGAGCAGCTGCGGGCCCGAGTGGCGGCTCTGGAGCTGCGCTACCGGGGGCTCTCGGCGCTGTCGGCGCAGCGGCGGCTCCGCCTGGAGCGCTCCCGGCGCCTCTGGAAGTTCCTGTGGGACGCGGGCGAGGAGGAGGCCTGGATGCGGGAGCAGGAGCGGCTCCTGCGCTGCCCGGAGCTGGGCCGGGACCTGCCGGGGGCCCTGCGGATGCTGAGCCAGCTCGAGGCCATCCGAGGGGCGCTGGGGGGACGCGCGGGGccgctggagcagctgctggagcggggccgggagctgcTGGCGCAGGGAGCCCCCGACGGAGCCGCGGGATCCCCGGCGGGATCCACGGGAGGCAGCGCCGGACCGCTGGAAGCCACCCCTGGATCAGCGGGATCCGCCGCCGGATCGACGGGAAGCGCAAAACCCGCGGAATCCACCGCCGGAGCCGCCGCCAaatccccgggacccccgggacccaaGAACGCATCCACGGGACGCGCCGCTGGACCCGTGGAATCCCCCCCCGCATCCACGGAGGGACCCTCGCCATCGGCCAGCAGACCCGCGGGACGCCCCGACGGGTCCCCGGAACCCCCTGAGGGGTGCCCGGAGCCCACTCCCGGCTGCCCGGACCCCGCGGCCGCCGTGTCCCGCCGGATCCGGGAGCTGGAGTCGCTCTGGGCGGCGCTGCCGGCGCTGGCccgggcccgggagcggcggctccGTGCGGCCGCGGGCCGGTTCCAGCTGGACGCGGAGGCGGCCGAGGCCGAGGCCTGGCTGGTGGCCACCGCCCGGCGCGTGGCGGGGCCGGAGCTCGGCCACGACGAGCGGTCCGCGGGGATGCTGGAGCGGCGGCTGCGGGAGCTGCAGGACGAGATCCGGCGGCGCGGGCCGGCGCTGGCGGCGCTGCGGGAGCAGGCGCTGCCCGCCGATGCCGCCGACGTTCCCGACGTGGTGCCGGGGCTGGCGGAGCGGCTGGCGGAGCTGGAGCGGCGGCACCGGGAGCTGGAGGCGCGGGCGGAGCTGCGGCGCCTGGAGCTGCGGGACGCGCTGGGATTGTTCGCGGCGCGCAGCGAGGCCGATGCCTGCGCGCTCTGGGTGGGCGAGAGGGAGCAGTGGCTGCTCTCCATGGAGATTCCCGAGCGGATCGAGGACCTGGAGGTGGTGCAGCAGCG GTTCGAGACGCTGGAGCCGGAGCTGGCGGCGCTGGCGGCACGCGTGGCCTCCGTGGGCCGCGtcacccaggagctccagggatccGGGGACAGGAACCGGGAGAGCGCCCGGGAAACGTGGGAGCAGCTCCGGGACAG GTGGGAGCGGTTCCGGGCGCTGTGCGAGCGCAAGAAGGCGGCGCTGACCGCGGCGCTGAACATCCAGAATTTCCGCCTGGAATGCCACGAGACGCGGGGCTGGATGCGGGAGAAGACGGCGGCGATCGAGGCCACGCGGGCGCTGGGCCGGGACCTGGCCGGGATCACGGCGCTCCAGGGGAAGCTCTCGGGGATGGGGCGCGACCTGGACGCCATCCAGGGAAagctgcgggagctgcgggCCGAGGGCGAGAAGCTGCAGGGGGAGCAGCCGGAGCGAGCGCCCGAGATCCGCGAGGGGCTGGCGGGGCTCGAGGCCGAGTGGGACGCGCTGCGCCGCTGCCACCGGAGCCGCGAGGAGTCCCTGGGGCAGGCGCGGCGGCTCCAGGGCTTCCTGCGGGACCTGGCGGCGCTCCAGGCCTGGCTGTCCCGGACACGCGCGGCCGCCGGCTCCGAGGACGTCCCCGCGTCCCTGGCCGAGGCCGAGGGCTCCCTGCGGCAGCACGAGAGCCTCCGCACCGAGATCTCGCACTACGGCGCCGATTACCGGAGCGCCCGCAGCGCCGGCCGGGAGGTGACGCGGGGACAGACGGACCCGCAgagcctgtccctgctccagcgccTGGAAGCGCTGGACGCGGACTGGGAAGAGCTGGGCAGGGTGTGGGAGAAGCGGCAGCGGCTCCTGGCCCAGGCTGTCGCCTTCCACGTGTTCCTGCGGGACGCCAAGCAGGTGGAGGGGACGCTGGGGAAGCAG GAGCACACGCTGGCCCACACGGAGATGCCGGGCACGGTGCCGGGTGCGGAGGCGGCCGTGCGGAGGCTGGAGGAGTTCCTGGCCGCGCTGGACACCGGCGCCGAGCGCGTCCGGGCGCTCACGGACACCGGGCGGAAGCTGCTGGACGAGGGCGGCGTCCACGCGGAAAAGGTGCGGGAGACGGTGGAGTCGGTGGAGAGCAG gcaccaGAAGATCCGGGAGtcggcccaggagctgctggggcggCTGCGGGATAACTGGGAGCTGCAGAAGTTCCTGCAGGACGGGCAGGAG CTGACGCTGTGGCTGAACGAGAAGCTGCCGGTGGCTCGGGACGTGTCCTACGAGGGCACGCGGGACCTGCAGGGGAAGTGGCAGAAGCACCAGGCCTTCGCCGCCGAGCTCGCGGCCAACCGGGGCTGGCTGGAGGCGCTGGAGAAg GACGGGGAGCAGCTGGCGCGGGCGCGGCCGGCGCTGGCCGGACAAGTGACCGCGCCCCGGCAGGAGCTGCGGGCGCTGTGGGCGCAggtggaggcggcggcggccgccaaGGGCCGGGGTTTGGCCGAGGCCGCGCGCGCCGAGAGCTGCGCCCAGGCCTGCGCCGGACTCCGCTCGTGGCTCGCCGGGGTCCGCGCCCAGCTCCGCTCCGGCCACTGCGGCCAGGACCTGACCAGCGTCGGGGTGCTGCTCACCCGGCACCAG CTGCTGGAGACGCAGGCGGCGCTGCGGGAGCAGGAGGTGGGGGCACTGCGGGCGCAGGCCGGGGGGCTCAGCCCGGGGCACCCCCGGAGCGCGGGGGTGCAGGAGCAGGTGCGGGACCTGGAGCAGCAGTtccgggagctgcgggagccgCTGCGGGAGCGCGGCCGGAGCCTCGCGGCCGCCAGGGAGCTGCACCAGTTCCGCAGGGACCTGGAGGACGAGCTC ctgtgggTGCAGGAGCGCCAGGCCCTGGCCCTGTCCACGGACCACGGGAAGGACCTGCCCTcggtgcagctgctgctccagaagAACGAG ACgctgcagaaggagctgcagggccGCGAGCGCCGCGTGACGGAGCTgctggagcggggggtccccggggcgGGGGTCCCCGGCTGGGGGGTGCCCGgaggggtccccgggggggtcccggcgctGCGGGAGGCCTGGCGGGAGCTGCGGGCGCAGGCGGCGCGGAGGCAGCGGCGCCTCGAGGCCGCCTTGGCCGCCCAGCGCTTCCTGTGCGACGCCGCGGCCGCCGAGGCCTGGCTGGGCGAGCGCGAGCTGCACATGCTGGCCCAGGACAAGGCCAAG GACGAGCCGGGCGCCCAGGCCATGCTGAGCCGgcacctggggctggagcaggagctgcgcGACTACGGCGGCACCGTGGAGCTGCTGGCCGAGCAGGGCCGGGCCATGGCGGCCAGTGGCCACCCCGACGg cGAGCGGCTCCGTGCCCGCGCCGCGCAGGTGCAGCGTCTCTACGCGGGGCTGTGTCACCTGGCCGGGGAGCGCAGGGCCACCCTGCAGGGCCACCACCGGCTGTGCCAGCTGCGCCGGGACCTCGATGACCTGGAGCAGTGGATCTCGGAGCGAGAGGTGGTGGCGGCGTCCCgggagctggggcaggactTCGAGCACGTCAcg CTGCTCCGGGACAAGTTCCGGGAGTTCTCCCGGGACACGGGCGGGCTGGGCCAGGAGCGGGTGGACGCGGCCaacgcggcggcggcggcgctgatCGCCGGGGGCCACCCCGAGCGCGCGGCCGTGGCCCAGTGGCAGGCGGGGCTCAACGAGGCCTGGGccgagctgctggagctggtggcCACGCGGGCGCAGGAGCTGGCGGCCGCTCACGACCTGCAGCGATTCCGCCGCGACGCGCGCCAGGTGCTGGCGCAGCTCCGGGACAAGGCCCGGCAGGTGCCCGAGGAGCTGGGCCGGGACCTGCGCGCGGCCGAGGGGCTGGAGAGGCAGCACCGCGCCTTCGAGCACGACGtgcaggccctgagcgcccag GTGACCGCTGTCCAGGAGGCCGCGGGGCGCCTGGCCGCGGCGTACGCGGGCCCGCGGGCCGAGGAGCTGCGGGCGCAGGAGGGCGCGGTGGCCGCGGCCTGGGCCGAGCTCCGCGGGCGCTgccagcgccgccgccgcctgctCGGGGACACCGTGGAGCAGTTCCGGTTCCTCCGCGCCGCCCGCGACCTGCGGCTCTGGATGGACGggatgcagctgcagctgcaggcccGGGAGCGCCCCAg GGATGTCACCGCGGCCGAGCTGCTgatccagcagcaccaggggctGCGGGCGGAGCTGGAGGCGCGCGAGGGCTCCTTCGGGGCCTGCGTGGCCGCGGCCACGGCGCTGCTGCAGCGCGGCCACCACGACGCCGACAAG ctgtcccaggagCTGGCCGAGCTCCAGGAGCGCCGCAGGGACATCGGGGAGCGCTGGCAGGACAAGCTGGAGTGGCTGCAGACCG tgctggaggtgctggtgttCGGGCGCGACGCGGCCACGGCCGAGGCCTGGCTGGCCAGCAGGGAGCCCCTGGCCCGCGCCCCCGAGCTGGGCTCCAGCCTGGCCGAGGCCGAGACCCTCCTCAAACGCCACCAGAGCTTCCAAAAGGCCGCGGCCGCCTGGGACGAGAGATTCGCTGCCCTGAGTCGCCTCACCACg ctggaggagaaggagcggcggcggcgccaggaggaggaggaggcagcgaGGAAGCTgcagccccccgagccccccccggcCCAGGATGAAGTCGGGGGGACCCCCCCGGTGGTGCCCCCCGAGAGCcgggatgggggagggggcggggaagTGCAGAG gGCCCCCACCCCCCAGAGCCGCCCAGCAGAGGCCCCGGCCCTCAACGGGATCCGCCCCGACAGCGCCGCGGGCCAG gtgcccaaCGGGGCGCAGGAgggggggcccggcccggggggggTCGCGGCCACGctgcccccccgcgccccccctcCACCCGAGACCCTCGAGGGGGGGCTGTGCCgcaagcaggagctggaggcgcCCGGCAAGAGGGCGACCAACAG ATCCTGGCAGAGCCTGTACTGCGTGCTGCGGGGGGGGGCCCTGAGCGTGTTCAAGGACGCGcggggggcgggcgcgggggtcCCGTACCACGGggagccccccacccccctgcGCGGCGCCCGCTGCCACCCGGCCACCGCCTACCGCAAACGGAAACACGTGTTCAGGCTGGG GCTGAGCgatgggaaggaattcctgttCCAGGCTAAGGACGAG gCCGACATGGCCCTGTGGCTGCGGGGGATCGAagccgccgccggggccgcgctgGGCCCGGGGGTGCCCCGGGAGGGctcgggggtccctgggggtccccccAAGGGGATGTCGCGGGCTCTGAGcctccccccggtgcccccccccgCCGAGGGGGCCCCCAGGCCCCGCGAGCcgaaggagagggagaaacgCTTCAGCTTCTTCAAGAAGAACAAGTAG